DNA from Thioalbus denitrificans:
TCCGGGCCTGTGCGGTAAATGTTCCGAGCGTTACGAGCAATCCGAACTCCTTCTCGCCCACCTTGCCATAGAGAGCGGAGACAACCGGATCGCCGATGCTTCCCTCGGAGCTCTTCACCTGCACTTTCACAATGGGTGGTTCGAACCCAAGCTCGTCCTTGTGGGCAACGATGTCGATTCCGCCATCCGGACCTGCGGAAGAAATGCGGGTCCGGTAGCCCATGGTGTTGAGGAGCTGCGCGACAAAGTCCGCAAACGGATGGCCCTTTACCTCCTGCGCAAGGCGTTTGAGTACGAAGTCCCTGGTTGTCTCCTCGATATCCTTGGCGACCGCGGCGACGGACTCGTCCTTGCTGACTTGAGGTGCATCAAGCCGTCCTTCGAGCGCCAACCGAAATTCGTCCGCGTAATTCTTTACCAGGAAAAGACTCATGGCCGAACCAATTTCGTAAAGTGCCCCCTGGGTGAACTTGGAGCGTGGCACGGCACGCAGCCACTTGGCCGGCCGCATATGGGGATAGCTTGGCTCCAGCTTGGAGTCGAAATGGTATCCACCTTCGATACGACCGATATGTACCTTTCGATCCTGCTTCGATGGGTAAACCACCAGATCACCCGGCTTCATCTCGTGGGCAAAGCGAAATGTCTGGCCAGCGATGCTCGGAATGGCGCCAGGCTTCTTGTCTGGGAACACTTCCGCAACACGCGCCTTGAATGCCTCCCGATCAGGGGCAATCCCGGACAAGTCGCCCAGTTTGCTCCAGCCGATGGCTATCCGATTCTTCTTCAGAAAGAGCGTGTCGGCATCACCGGTCTTGCCCGCGTGTATTCCCCAGATCGTCGTTTCCTTGTTTTCCACG
Protein-coding regions in this window:
- a CDS encoding restriction endonuclease; amino-acid sequence: MENKETTIWGIHAGKTGDADTLFLKKNRIAIGWSKLGDLSGIAPDREAFKARVAEVFPDKKPGAIPSIAGQTFRFAHEMKPGDLVVYPSKQDRKVHIGRIEGGYHFDSKLEPSYPHMRPAKWLRAVPRSKFTQGALYEIGSAMSLFLVKNYADEFRLALEGRLDAPQVSKDESVAAVAKDIEETTRDFVLKRLAQEVKGHPFADFVAQLLNTMGYRTRISSAGPDGGIDIVAHKDELGFEPPIVKVQVKSSEGSIGDPVVSALYGKVGEKEFGLLVTLGTFTAQARNFAKSKSNLRLIDGEELVSLIFQHYEQFDSPYKGLLPLRRVYVPEVLDEGEE